One genomic region from Thermoleptolyngbya sichuanensis A183 encodes:
- the corA gene encoding magnesium/cobalt transporter CorA produces MAAKPSSSNAKQAQNKQVHNKIEQFTSEALSKAFFIDGLTDEEEDDNPYLEYSYHEPGALPGTLTIEDDAPPPVITLIDYCEDSATRIPINEPEEAIPYLDAESVSWVDVKGLGSEDVLKRLGNIFNLHPLVLEDIVNVPQRPKVEEYGDQLLLITRMVTLKDSGRGFFTEQVSFILGKNYLLTVQEEPEYDSFGPVRERIRLGKGTIRSRGADYLAYCLLDSIVDGFFPVLETYGEELEELEDEVVAKPVRTTLEKIHTIKRELLNLRRSIWPMRDAISALIRDGEDLLQDEARMYLRDCYDHAVQVLDMVETYREVASSLMDVYVSSVGNRMNELMKQLTLISSIFIPLTFIAGVYGMNFNPDASPWNMPELNWYWGYPLCWAVMLLTSAGLLFYFWKRGWFENYSGIRED; encoded by the coding sequence ATGGCAGCTAAACCCTCCAGTTCTAACGCCAAGCAGGCCCAAAACAAACAGGTTCATAACAAAATAGAGCAGTTCACCTCCGAGGCGCTCTCCAAAGCCTTTTTCATAGACGGGTTAACCGACGAAGAAGAAGACGATAACCCCTACCTAGAATATTCCTACCATGAGCCGGGTGCCCTGCCAGGAACGCTCACCATTGAGGACGACGCGCCGCCCCCCGTCATTACCCTGATTGACTATTGCGAAGACAGTGCAACTCGGATTCCTATCAACGAGCCGGAAGAAGCCATTCCCTACCTGGATGCCGAGTCGGTTTCCTGGGTAGATGTCAAAGGCCTCGGCAGCGAAGACGTACTCAAGCGCTTGGGCAATATTTTTAACCTGCATCCACTGGTTCTAGAAGATATCGTCAACGTGCCCCAGCGCCCAAAAGTCGAAGAATACGGCGACCAACTGCTGCTCATCACCCGCATGGTGACGCTGAAGGACAGCGGCCGCGGCTTTTTCACCGAGCAGGTAAGCTTTATTCTGGGAAAAAACTATCTGCTGACGGTGCAAGAAGAACCCGAATACGACTCCTTTGGGCCCGTGCGCGAGCGCATTCGCTTGGGCAAAGGCACAATTCGCAGCCGTGGAGCCGACTATTTGGCCTACTGTTTGCTCGACTCGATTGTGGACGGCTTCTTTCCGGTACTAGAAACCTACGGCGAGGAGCTAGAGGAACTGGAAGATGAAGTGGTAGCGAAGCCTGTCCGCACCACTCTCGAAAAAATCCACACCATCAAGCGAGAACTGCTCAACCTGCGGCGATCGATCTGGCCAATGCGGGATGCCATCAGCGCCCTCATCCGCGATGGCGAAGACCTGCTTCAGGACGAAGCGCGGATGTATCTGCGGGACTGCTACGACCACGCGGTGCAGGTGCTGGACATGGTAGAAACCTACCGGGAGGTGGCTTCTAGCCTGATGGATGTCTATGTCTCCTCTGTGGGCAACCGCATGAACGAGTTGATGAAGCAGCTCACGCTGATTTCCTCCATCTTCATCCCGCTGACGTTTATTGCCGGAGTCTATGGCATGAACTTCAACCCCGATGCATCCCCCTGGAATATGCCTGAACTGAACTGGTATTGGGGCTATCCATTGTGTTGGGCAGTGATGCTGCTGACTTCGGCAGGGCTGCTGTTTTATTTTTGGAAGCGCGGCTGGTTTGAAAATTATTCGGGAATTCGGGAAGACTAG
- a CDS encoding response regulator — translation MSAVCIQIVEGNPHLRSLLGWHLQQVGYSVYQSASLQQAKDVYLNRKPQLVVLDSDLSDGSGLEFCRWLRQQSQPFVLILSARSTESDIVAGLRAGADDYLTKPFGMQEFLARVEALTRRSRPMVAPAILDYGDLKIDLVQRRVHLKHELIDLTPQEFSLLYVLAQAGGLPLSRSELLRKAWPDAIDNHRTVDTHVLSLRKKIEVDPRQPNLIQTVRNVGYRFNTEVAGPGLVAASNPNPNHNHRAAMHSLS, via the coding sequence GTGAGCGCTGTCTGCATTCAAATTGTCGAGGGAAATCCCCATTTGCGATCGCTTCTCGGGTGGCACCTCCAGCAGGTCGGCTATTCGGTCTATCAATCTGCCAGCTTGCAGCAGGCCAAAGATGTCTACTTAAACCGCAAGCCCCAGCTTGTGGTGCTTGATTCAGATTTGTCCGACGGAAGCGGGCTGGAGTTTTGTCGATGGCTGCGTCAGCAGAGCCAGCCGTTTGTGTTGATTCTCTCGGCCCGCAGCACCGAGTCCGATATTGTAGCTGGCCTGCGAGCAGGCGCAGACGACTACCTCACTAAGCCCTTTGGGATGCAGGAGTTCCTGGCGCGGGTAGAAGCGCTGACCCGTCGCAGTCGCCCCATGGTTGCCCCGGCCATTCTGGACTATGGCGATTTGAAAATTGACCTAGTGCAGCGCCGCGTCCATCTGAAGCACGAGCTCATTGACCTGACTCCGCAAGAATTTAGCCTGCTCTATGTGCTGGCGCAGGCGGGTGGTTTGCCCCTCAGCCGTTCGGAACTGCTCCGCAAAGCTTGGCCCGATGCGATTGACAATCACCGCACCGTGGATACGCACGTCCTTTCGCTGCGGAAAAAAATTGAGGTCGATCCGCGCCAGCCCAATTTAATCCAAACTGTTCGGAATGTCGGCTATCGCTTTAACACCGAGGTTGCCGGGCCCGGTCTGGTCGCTGCGTCCAACCCCAACCCAAACCACAATCATCGGGCCGCGATGCATTCCTTGTCCTAA
- a CDS encoding ABC transporter permease: MTSRETASAQQRFLDGLVQVQRFLASETVGYVVKRLLQGALTLLLASALSFFIIQLAPGDYLDTLRQNPQISEDTLNAFREQFGLDRSPIEQYFLWLRQIFTRGNFGVSFIYSQRPVTSLLWERIPATLLLSIASLVITWAIALPLGIIGAVNQNKLIDRIFRVISYIGQGMPALIMGLLLLFLAQQLSPLVPVGGMTSINHADLTPIGKVLDIGWHMIFPTLALSLVGFAGLQRITRGELLDVLRQDYIQTARAKGLPENRVIYVHALRNALNPLVTLLGFEFASLLGGSFIVENFFNWPGLGRLVLEAITAQDLYLVMASLMMGAAMLIIGNLLADLLLKAVDPRIKLSSIQ, translated from the coding sequence ATGACTTCTCGTGAGACAGCTTCAGCACAGCAGCGATTTTTGGACGGACTGGTTCAGGTTCAACGGTTTTTGGCCAGTGAAACTGTGGGCTATGTGGTGAAACGGCTGCTGCAAGGGGCGCTGACGCTGCTGCTGGCTTCGGCGCTGAGCTTTTTCATCATTCAGCTTGCGCCAGGGGATTATCTGGACACACTGCGCCAGAATCCGCAGATTTCGGAAGACACGCTGAATGCCTTTCGGGAACAGTTTGGGCTAGACAGATCGCCGATCGAGCAATATTTTCTTTGGTTGCGGCAGATTTTCACGCGCGGCAACTTTGGCGTGAGCTTTATTTATTCTCAGCGTCCGGTGACCTCGCTGCTATGGGAGCGAATTCCGGCAACGCTGCTGCTGTCGATCGCCTCTTTGGTGATTACCTGGGCGATCGCCCTTCCCCTGGGCATCATCGGCGCGGTCAACCAGAACAAGCTAATCGACCGCATCTTTCGCGTGATCAGCTACATCGGTCAGGGGATGCCCGCGCTGATTATGGGGCTGCTGCTGCTGTTTTTGGCGCAGCAACTCTCACCGCTGGTGCCCGTGGGCGGCATGACTAGCATCAACCACGCCGATCTGACCCCAATTGGCAAGGTGCTGGATATCGGCTGGCACATGATTTTCCCGACGCTGGCGCTGAGCCTAGTCGGGTTTGCTGGCCTCCAGCGGATCACGCGGGGCGAGCTGCTGGACGTGCTGCGGCAGGATTATATTCAAACCGCCCGCGCCAAGGGACTGCCAGAGAATCGCGTCATCTACGTCCACGCGCTGCGAAATGCCCTAAACCCGCTGGTGACGCTGCTGGGCTTCGAGTTTGCCAGCCTGCTGGGCGGCTCCTTCATTGTGGAGAACTTCTTTAATTGGCCAGGGCTGGGGCGGCTGGTGCTGGAGGCGATTACGGCGCAGGATTTGTATCTGGTGATGGCTAGCCTGATGATGGGCGCGGCGATGCTGATCATTGGCAATTTGCTGGCCGACCTGCTGCTGAAGGCGGTTGATCCCCGGATTAAGCTGAGCAGTATTCAGTAG
- a CDS encoding DHH family phosphoesterase translates to MQLNSVPSLDVLPTDIGSGSVALGAGDRPPADGDDPFQRRADWTLSTPQGRRLTEQKTAALRQLLEQHRGDRQLIILQDFPDPDALSSAWVYKLIADQFNIRCDIVYAGTLSHQENIALVRLTGLPVQRWSYQAAKEKDLSVYGGAVFVDNQGTTTQLLSLIEQLKIPVAVVIDHHSLQGDLHAEFSDIRPQSRATATILTQYIQAGMVRLDSSNNEHVKCATALMHGLRCDTNRLMQAQEEDFLAAAYLSRYADAQLLNAVLQSSRSKRVMDVIERSLRNRIIRNNFSIAGVGYLRYDDRDAIPQAADFLVTEENVHTAVVYGIVHDEDEDLEIVIGSLRTNKLTLDPDEFIKEAFGQDAQGRYFGGGRSMAGGFEIPMGFLSGFNENSDYTRLKWEVFDSQLKQKLLRLVNPEDEVIRTS, encoded by the coding sequence ATGCAATTGAATTCAGTTCCTTCTCTAGATGTACTGCCGACGGATATAGGGTCTGGTTCGGTTGCCCTTGGTGCGGGCGATCGCCCCCCCGCAGACGGCGACGACCCCTTTCAACGGCGAGCCGACTGGACGCTTTCGACCCCCCAAGGACGACGGCTAACGGAGCAAAAGACTGCCGCTTTGCGACAGTTGTTGGAACAGCATCGGGGCGATCGCCAACTGATCATTCTGCAAGACTTTCCCGACCCCGATGCCCTCTCTAGCGCCTGGGTCTACAAGCTAATCGCTGACCAATTCAACATTCGCTGCGATATTGTCTACGCAGGCACCCTCAGCCACCAGGAAAACATTGCCTTGGTGCGGCTGACGGGGCTGCCGGTGCAGCGCTGGAGCTATCAAGCCGCTAAGGAAAAAGACCTGTCCGTCTATGGTGGCGCGGTGTTTGTCGATAACCAAGGCACGACCACCCAGCTGCTGTCGCTGATCGAGCAACTCAAGATTCCCGTGGCGGTTGTCATTGACCACCACAGCTTGCAGGGCGATCTGCACGCCGAATTTTCCGACATTCGCCCCCAAAGCCGCGCCACAGCCACCATCCTGACGCAATATATCCAGGCAGGCATGGTGCGGCTAGACAGCAGCAACAATGAGCATGTGAAGTGTGCCACGGCGCTGATGCACGGGCTACGCTGCGATACCAATCGGCTGATGCAGGCTCAAGAAGAAGACTTTCTGGCGGCCGCCTACCTCAGCCGCTACGCCGACGCACAACTGCTCAACGCAGTGCTGCAATCCTCTCGCTCAAAGCGGGTGATGGATGTAATCGAGCGATCGCTCCGCAACCGCATTATTCGCAACAACTTCTCTATCGCCGGGGTCGGCTATCTGCGCTACGACGACCGGGATGCCATTCCCCAAGCAGCCGATTTTCTGGTTACAGAAGAAAACGTCCACACGGCCGTAGTCTATGGCATCGTCCACGATGAAGACGAAGACTTGGAAATCGTCATCGGCTCCCTGCGAACCAACAAGCTGACCCTCGACCCCGATGAATTCATCAAAGAAGCCTTCGGGCAAGATGCTCAGGGACGATACTTTGGCGGCGGGCGATCGATGGCAGGTGGCTTCGAGATTCCGATGGGCTTTCTCTCTGGTTTCAACGAAAATAGCGACTACACCCGCCTCAAATGGGAAGTGTTTGACTCTCAACTCAAGCAAAAACTGCTGCGGCTGGTCAACCCCGAAGACGAAGTGATTCGCACCTCATAG
- a CDS encoding DUF6761 family protein, giving the protein MLQDAQIIRFYQRLTDALNEQWHRGYRFDELRLYLDGYLAALRHTNVVEPYLIHQLEEEATRYLYDPSSFVEPQPEPEVDFY; this is encoded by the coding sequence ATGCTTCAGGACGCACAAATTATCCGGTTCTATCAGCGCCTGACCGACGCGCTGAATGAGCAGTGGCATCGGGGCTATCGCTTCGACGAACTGCGCCTATACCTCGATGGATATCTGGCCGCCCTTCGGCATACGAACGTCGTCGAACCTTACCTGATTCACCAGCTCGAAGAAGAAGCCACTCGCTATCTTTACGACCCCTCCAGCTTCGTTGAGCCGCAGCCCGAACCAGAGGTCGATTTCTACTAG
- a CDS encoding adenine phosphoribosyltransferase: MDLKSLIRDIPDFPQPGILFRDITTLLRDPEGLRYTIDSMAERCTDLSVDYIIGMESRGFIFGAPLAYKLDAGFIPVRKPGKLPAPVHSVEYELEYGTDKLEIHRDAAEPPARILIVDDVIATGGTAAATAKLVEQTGCELAGFGFIIELTGLEGRKKLPDVPVVTLVEY; the protein is encoded by the coding sequence ATGGATTTGAAATCGCTGATTCGCGACATTCCCGATTTCCCTCAGCCGGGGATCTTGTTTCGAGATATTACAACCCTGCTGCGCGATCCTGAAGGACTGCGCTATACGATTGACAGCATGGCCGAACGTTGCACCGATCTGTCGGTAGATTACATCATCGGCATGGAGTCTCGCGGGTTTATCTTTGGTGCGCCGCTGGCCTACAAGCTGGATGCAGGATTTATCCCCGTTCGCAAGCCAGGAAAGCTACCTGCTCCGGTTCACAGTGTTGAATATGAGCTGGAGTATGGCACTGACAAGCTGGAGATTCACCGCGACGCAGCGGAACCGCCTGCCCGGATCTTGATTGTGGATGACGTGATTGCGACGGGGGGCACGGCCGCTGCAACGGCTAAGCTGGTGGAGCAAACGGGCTGTGAACTGGCGGGGTTTGGGTTCATTATTGAACTGACAGGACTAGAGGGGCGCAAGAAGCTGCCGGACGTTCCAGTTGTTACCCTGGTGGAATACTAG
- a CDS encoding esterase-like activity of phytase family protein, with product MLNGRRAIALPVLCLLLLGITGCTLPRVNAEERLFLPLAVDFLGEYRLPPQEFEGAPVGGLSGLTYDRQRDRLYALSDDRSNFGPARLYTLHLTLDQSDPANPRIGSVEVESVTPLLDEDGQPFAAGTVDPEAIALTPRQTVYIASEGIPSQNIPPFIDEFDLETGRRKSRLKLPERYLPAADASPRGVQENLGFESLTPDPSALGTAGYLEPFRLFAATESSLLQDLDAGPPGELPPLRLLHYLIGEDQATLLAEHLYYRDALPPEQGEPGLTELLAIDAGGQFLSLERAFTPQTGVTAQLFQMVMGNATDTSGMPQLQGDLSSIQPVRKRRLLNLGDLGIRLDNLEAMTLGPRLPDGSATLLLVSDDNFNPLQVTQFLLFRLR from the coding sequence ATGTTGAACGGACGAAGGGCGATCGCCCTTCCCGTTTTGTGCCTGCTGCTGTTGGGAATCACGGGCTGCACGCTGCCCCGCGTCAATGCCGAGGAGCGGCTGTTTTTGCCGCTAGCGGTGGATTTTCTGGGGGAATATCGGCTGCCACCGCAGGAGTTTGAAGGTGCGCCCGTGGGCGGTTTGTCGGGGCTGACCTACGACCGTCAGCGCGATCGCCTCTATGCCCTGTCAGACGACCGCAGCAACTTCGGCCCCGCCCGACTCTACACACTCCATCTCACGCTAGATCAGTCTGACCCAGCAAATCCCCGCATCGGCTCCGTTGAGGTGGAATCTGTCACGCCGCTGCTAGATGAAGACGGCCAGCCCTTTGCAGCGGGAACGGTCGATCCAGAGGCGATCGCCCTCACGCCCCGCCAAACCGTCTACATCGCCAGCGAGGGCATTCCCAGCCAGAACATTCCCCCCTTCATCGACGAGTTCGACCTGGAAACCGGCCGCCGAAAATCTCGTCTGAAACTTCCAGAGCGCTACTTGCCCGCCGCCGATGCCTCGCCCAGGGGAGTTCAGGAAAACCTGGGTTTTGAATCTCTCACCCCCGACCCCAGCGCCCTGGGCACAGCGGGCTATCTGGAACCCTTTCGCCTGTTTGCCGCCACCGAGTCTTCGCTGCTCCAAGATTTGGACGCTGGCCCGCCGGGGGAGTTGCCGCCCCTGCGCCTGCTGCACTACCTCATCGGCGAAGACCAGGCAACGCTCTTGGCAGAACATCTCTATTACCGAGACGCGCTGCCGCCAGAGCAGGGCGAACCTGGACTGACGGAACTCCTAGCGATCGACGCAGGCGGTCAGTTCCTCAGCCTAGAGCGGGCCTTTACCCCACAAACGGGCGTGACCGCGCAACTCTTCCAGATGGTGATGGGCAATGCCACCGACACCTCTGGGATGCCCCAACTCCAGGGCGACCTGAGCAGCATCCAGCCCGTCCGCAAACGCCGCCTGCTCAACCTAGGCGACCTGGGCATTCGGTTAGATAACCTAGAAGCCATGACCCTCGGTCCCCGCCTGCCGGACGGCTCCGCGACCCTGCTGCTGGTCAGCGACGACAACTTTAACCCACTCCAGGTGACGCAGTTTTTGCTATTTCGCCTGCGGTAA
- a CDS encoding HNH endonuclease gives MGKVLVLNASYEPLNITSWRRAVILLIKGKAEQVEHNGKLVYDKFPLPTVIRLRHYVRVPYKEIPLTRRNILHRDSHSCQYCGYTGDELTLDHVLPRSRGGEDTWENIVTACVRCNVKKGSRTPKEANMILRRPPHRPHSGLYFEVTKHIKSGVHQEWQKYVIGI, from the coding sequence ATGGGCAAGGTTCTGGTTCTCAACGCCTCGTATGAACCGCTCAACATTACTAGTTGGCGACGGGCAGTGATCCTGCTGATTAAGGGAAAGGCGGAGCAAGTCGAGCATAACGGCAAGCTTGTGTATGACAAATTTCCCCTGCCGACGGTGATTCGGTTGCGCCACTACGTCCGCGTTCCCTACAAAGAAATTCCGCTGACTCGCCGCAATATCCTCCACCGAGACAGCCATTCCTGCCAATACTGCGGCTATACGGGCGACGAGCTAACGCTGGATCACGTCTTGCCCCGATCGCGCGGGGGCGAAGACACCTGGGAAAACATTGTGACCGCCTGCGTCCGCTGCAACGTTAAAAAAGGAAGCCGCACGCCCAAAGAAGCCAACATGATTTTACGCCGTCCACCCCATCGCCCCCATAGCGGGCTATATTTTGAAGTCACCAAGCACATAAAAAGCGGTGTGCATCAAGAGTGGCAGAAGTATGTCATCGGCATATGA
- a CDS encoding serine/threonine-protein kinase, protein MQPPLSAGTVLQNRYRLVKLLGQGGFGRTYLAEDLGRFSERCALKEFIPSQSGDYALEKSKELFQREAAILYQIQHPQIPQFRATFEENQRLFLAQDYVEGKSYRDLLTERKLSGQAFSEPEVVQLLRQLLPVLAHIHARGIIHRDIAPDNIMLRQADQLPVLIDFGVVKEIATRLQTATQSTTVGKLGYAPSEQMQTGRAYPNSDLYALAVTAVVLLTGREPQELYDDMNLTWHWQRYANVSPGLAQVLNKMLSYRPGDRYQSVAEVAQALQAVTNAATYPATQPPTYQPPGYQPPTYPQPGYPQGGYPQPGYSQPGYPAAHPSQTPQPVASPPPDPLSQMQTVAVGRPVPPSTTTAHTQAVGSAGRQANRSIPAPRQTSVWDNPLAVLAIGIGLATITGIASWAVVSALLNGSPPVATPSPTVTVAPSPTVSPSPSPISTPSPSPSPSPSQPVEFDQRLNLRPGSNTTARGSLRDNQTINYLISMEAGETLTARLDGDGVIMTVLNPDRQPVDGQASQVLQWSGTAAYAGDYVVQVKPLSGISRTDYALTLSLEGVPPSPTPPPPPPPDPSPTPEPPPEVDIRTETLNLSPGESREVDNQVRANRMRRYLVDLQSDQGLIVDIIQGNVQVEIRDPNGRSLSSASGGTLQIGPGLSQSGRYQIDVSANQTVNYVLRATAIN, encoded by the coding sequence ATGCAACCTCCCCTGTCCGCTGGAACCGTTTTGCAAAATCGCTATCGCCTGGTCAAGCTGCTTGGCCAGGGCGGGTTTGGGCGCACGTATCTGGCAGAAGACTTGGGGCGGTTTAGCGAGCGGTGTGCGCTGAAGGAGTTTATTCCCTCGCAGTCGGGGGACTATGCGCTGGAAAAGTCGAAGGAATTGTTTCAGCGAGAGGCGGCAATCCTGTATCAAATTCAGCACCCGCAAATTCCTCAGTTTCGCGCCACGTTTGAAGAAAATCAGCGTTTGTTTCTGGCGCAGGATTATGTAGAAGGCAAGTCCTACCGCGATTTGCTGACGGAGCGCAAGCTGAGCGGGCAGGCGTTTTCGGAGCCGGAGGTGGTGCAACTGCTGCGGCAACTGCTGCCTGTGTTGGCCCATATCCATGCCCGTGGCATTATTCACCGCGACATTGCTCCAGATAACATCATGCTGCGGCAGGCCGATCAGCTTCCGGTGCTGATTGACTTTGGCGTGGTGAAAGAAATTGCCACGCGGCTGCAAACGGCGACCCAATCCACGACCGTCGGCAAGCTGGGCTATGCGCCGAGCGAGCAAATGCAGACGGGACGCGCCTATCCCAACAGCGACCTCTACGCGCTGGCGGTGACGGCGGTGGTGCTGCTGACGGGGCGAGAGCCGCAGGAACTCTACGATGATATGAACCTAACCTGGCACTGGCAGCGCTACGCCAACGTCAGCCCCGGACTGGCGCAGGTGTTGAACAAGATGCTGAGCTATCGGCCGGGCGATCGCTATCAATCGGTAGCCGAAGTGGCCCAGGCGCTCCAGGCAGTGACCAATGCGGCGACCTATCCCGCAACGCAGCCGCCCACCTACCAGCCGCCTGGCTACCAGCCGCCCACCTATCCCCAGCCCGGCTATCCCCAAGGGGGCTATCCGCAGCCGGGCTATTCGCAACCGGGCTATCCGGCCGCGCACCCGTCCCAAACGCCCCAGCCCGTCGCCAGCCCGCCGCCCGACCCCCTTTCGCAGATGCAGACGGTGGCCGTGGGCCGCCCCGTGCCGCCCAGCACCACGACAGCGCACACGCAGGCAGTGGGCAGTGCGGGTCGGCAAGCGAATCGCTCGATTCCTGCGCCGCGCCAAACCTCGGTGTGGGACAATCCGCTGGCTGTGCTGGCGATTGGCATTGGGCTGGCAACGATTACAGGCATTGCGTCTTGGGCGGTGGTGAGTGCGCTGCTGAACGGCAGTCCGCCTGTGGCAACGCCATCGCCGACCGTAACGGTTGCGCCCAGCCCGACGGTGTCGCCCTCGCCCAGCCCCATCTCAACGCCTTCGCCCTCGCCCAGCCCCTCGCCCAGCCAGCCCGTCGAGTTTGACCAGCGGCTCAATTTGCGGCCCGGTTCCAACACCACGGCACGGGGCAGTCTGCGAGATAATCAGACGATTAACTACCTAATTTCGATGGAAGCGGGGGAGACGCTGACGGCGCGGCTGGATGGCGACGGCGTGATCATGACGGTGCTGAATCCCGATCGCCAGCCTGTGGACGGACAGGCTTCGCAGGTGTTGCAGTGGAGCGGCACGGCAGCCTATGCGGGGGATTACGTTGTGCAGGTGAAGCCGCTATCGGGCATTTCTCGAACGGACTATGCGTTGACTCTGAGTTTAGAAGGCGTGCCGCCGAGTCCCACGCCGCCACCACCGCCGCCGCCTGATCCGTCACCCACGCCAGAGCCACCGCCGGAAGTCGATATCCGCACCGAAACGCTGAATCTGTCGCCGGGAGAGTCGCGGGAGGTAGACAACCAGGTGCGGGCGAATCGGATGCGTCGCTATCTGGTGGATTTGCAGAGCGATCAGGGGTTAATCGTCGATATTATCCAGGGCAATGTGCAGGTCGAGATCCGCGACCCGAATGGGCGATCGCTCTCTAGTGCGTCGGGCGGCACGCTGCAAATCGGGCCGGGGCTGTCGCAGTCGGGCCGCTACCAAATCGATGTCAGCGCCAACCAGACTGTGAACTACGTGCTGCGGGCGACAGCGATTAACTAG